From one Brevundimonas sp. PAMC22021 genomic stretch:
- a CDS encoding carboxylesterase/lipase family protein codes for MRSLTRLALLALLGLGACAIHPGRVHQVRFASDAEAVLASTQSGVVRGVEGAGVRAFLGVPYARPPVATLRWRAPQPVEPWQGRRDATRIGSDCTQAVGRKAILGGGGGIVVGSEDCLYLNIYAPADAPETLPVMVYVPGGAFTVGSGANYDPSRLAAEQGRVVVTINYRLGALGWLAHPQMEGDGEEFGGNFGLMDQQAALRWVHDNIAAFGGDPGKVTLFAESAGAWSACYLMASPGSEGLFHQVILQSGGCLEPSSLVAAQDAAKSGPAFAEALGCTGKDQIACLRETPAWRIARAPSRRAGINGLGSWGPVYGDRITPENPAVAFHGGRYVRTPVMIGTNLDEGRLFANEVQSMDRYVKETGWMYGDEAARVLERYPVGDDGPAIAIATNFTDQRFACPSNALRRVLAQHGPVWGYEFADRGAPFVLPDRLVGLDLGAYHASELAYVFGTSWIFADVKRFTPEQRVLSARMRSMWAGFGQPGFDPDWKAAAQGGGPVRVFHPEGDRMDATFFERHHCDLWDGTTFGAAAP; via the coding sequence ATGCGGTCACTGACGCGGCTCGCCCTTCTTGCGCTGCTGGGCCTCGGCGCCTGCGCGATCCATCCCGGCCGGGTGCACCAGGTGCGCTTCGCCTCCGACGCCGAGGCGGTCCTGGCCTCGACGCAAAGCGGAGTGGTGCGCGGCGTGGAGGGAGCCGGCGTTCGCGCCTTCCTCGGTGTTCCTTATGCCCGGCCGCCGGTGGCAACCTTGCGCTGGCGCGCGCCGCAGCCGGTGGAGCCGTGGCAGGGCCGGCGCGATGCGACGCGCATCGGCTCCGACTGCACCCAGGCGGTCGGGCGCAAGGCCATTCTGGGCGGTGGCGGCGGGATCGTCGTGGGTTCGGAGGACTGTCTCTACCTCAACATCTATGCGCCAGCGGACGCGCCCGAGACCCTGCCGGTGATGGTCTATGTGCCGGGCGGGGCCTTCACCGTCGGCTCAGGCGCCAACTACGATCCGTCGCGGCTGGCCGCCGAACAGGGGCGGGTGGTGGTGACGATCAACTATCGTCTGGGGGCGCTGGGCTGGCTGGCGCATCCGCAGATGGAGGGCGACGGCGAGGAATTCGGCGGCAACTTTGGCCTGATGGACCAGCAGGCGGCGCTGCGCTGGGTGCATGACAACATCGCAGCCTTCGGCGGCGATCCCGGCAAGGTCACCCTGTTCGCGGAAAGCGCGGGGGCATGGAGCGCCTGCTATCTGATGGCGTCGCCAGGCTCGGAGGGGCTGTTCCATCAGGTGATCCTGCAGAGCGGCGGGTGCTTGGAGCCGTCTTCGCTGGTGGCGGCGCAGGATGCGGCGAAGAGCGGGCCGGCCTTTGCCGAGGCGCTGGGCTGCACTGGGAAGGATCAGATCGCCTGCCTGAGGGAGACGCCCGCCTGGCGGATCGCCCGGGCGCCGTCACGAAGGGCGGGGATCAACGGGCTGGGCTCGTGGGGGCCCGTGTACGGCGACCGCATCACGCCCGAAAACCCGGCCGTGGCTTTCCATGGGGGACGCTACGTCCGGACGCCGGTGATGATCGGCACAAACCTGGACGAAGGGCGGCTGTTCGCCAACGAGGTTCAGAGCATGGATCGTTACGTCAAGGAGACGGGGTGGATGTACGGCGACGAGGCGGCGCGGGTGCTGGAGCGCTATCCGGTCGGCGACGACGGACCCGCCATCGCCATTGCGACAAACTTCACCGACCAGAGGTTCGCCTGTCCCTCCAACGCGCTGCGGCGCGTGCTGGCGCAACATGGGCCGGTGTGGGGTTACGAGTTCGCCGATCGCGGCGCGCCCTTTGTCCTGCCGGACCGGCTGGTGGGGCTGGACCTCGGGGCGTATCACGCCAGCGAGCTCGCCTATGTGTTCGGGACCAGCTGGATCTTCGCCGATGTGAAGCGGTTCACGCCTGAGCAACGCGTGCTCTCGGCGCGGATGCGCAGCATGTGGGCCGGGTTCGGTCAGCCGGGCTTCGATCCGGACTGGAAGGCGGCGGCGCAAGGCGGCGGACCGGTCCGGGTGTTTCACCCTGAAGGCGACCGGATGGACGCGACCTTCTTCGAGCGTCACCACTGCGACCTGTGGGACGGCACGACATTTGGAGCGGCGGCGCCGTAA
- the tuf gene encoding elongation factor Tu: MAKEKFERTKPHCNIGTIGHVDHGKTTLTAAITMTLAKSGGATAKKYEDIDAAPEEKARGITINTAHVEYETANRHYAHVDCPGHADYVKNMITGAAQMDGAILVVSAADGPMPQTREHILLARQVGVPALVVFMNKVDLVDDEELLELVEMEVRELLSSYQFPGDDIPITKGSAKAATDGVNPEIGEQRVLELMATVDAYIPQPERPVDLPFLMPVEDVFSISGRGTVVTGRVERGIVKVGEEVEIVGIRPVQKTTCTGVEMFRKLLDQGQAGDNVGVLLRGTKREDVERGQVLCKPGSITPHTKFVAEAYILTKEEGGRHTPFFTNYRPQFYFRTTDVTGIVHLKEGVEMIMPGDNAELNVELITPIAMEEKLRFAIREGGRTVGAGVVSKIIA, translated from the coding sequence ATGGCCAAGGAAAAGTTCGAACGCACGAAGCCGCACTGCAACATCGGCACGATTGGTCACGTTGACCACGGCAAGACGACGCTGACGGCGGCGATCACGATGACGCTGGCGAAGTCGGGCGGCGCCACGGCGAAGAAGTACGAGGACATCGACGCGGCGCCGGAAGAAAAGGCTCGCGGCATCACGATCAACACCGCGCACGTGGAATATGAGACGGCCAACCGTCACTACGCCCACGTCGACTGCCCCGGCCACGCCGACTATGTGAAGAACATGATCACGGGCGCCGCCCAGATGGACGGCGCGATCCTGGTGGTTTCGGCCGCCGACGGCCCGATGCCGCAGACCCGCGAGCACATCCTGCTGGCCCGTCAGGTCGGCGTGCCGGCGCTGGTGGTGTTCATGAACAAGGTCGACCTGGTCGACGACGAGGAGCTGCTCGAGCTCGTCGAGATGGAAGTGCGCGAGCTGCTTTCGTCCTACCAGTTCCCGGGCGACGACATTCCGATCACCAAGGGCTCGGCCAAGGCCGCGACCGACGGCGTGAACCCGGAAATCGGCGAACAGCGCGTGCTGGAGCTGATGGCCACGGTTGACGCCTACATCCCGCAGCCTGAGCGTCCGGTGGACCTGCCGTTCCTGATGCCGGTGGAAGACGTGTTCTCGATCTCGGGCCGCGGCACCGTGGTGACGGGTCGCGTCGAGCGCGGCATCGTCAAGGTCGGCGAGGAAGTCGAGATCGTCGGCATCCGTCCGGTCCAGAAGACGACCTGCACGGGCGTGGAAATGTTCCGCAAGCTGCTGGACCAGGGCCAGGCGGGCGACAACGTGGGCGTGCTGCTGCGCGGCACCAAGCGTGAAGACGTCGAGCGCGGCCAGGTGCTGTGCAAGCCGGGCTCCATCACCCCGCACACCAAGTTCGTGGCCGAAGCCTACATCCTGACCAAGGAAGAAGGCGGTCGTCACACCCCCTTCTTCACCAACTACCGCCCGCAGTTCTATTTCCGCACGACCGACGTGACCGGCATCGTGCACCTGAAGGAAGGCGTGGAGATGATCATGCCCGGCGACAACGCCGAGCTGAACGTCGAACTGATCACCCCGATCGCCATGGAAGAAAAGCTGCGCTTCGCCATCCGCGAAGGCGGCCGCACGGTTGGAGCAGGGGTCGTTTCGAAGATCATCGCCTGA